The proteins below come from a single Vibrio diazotrophicus genomic window:
- a CDS encoding Gfo/Idh/MocA family protein encodes MKIGIIGLGDIAQKAYLPVITSIPDIELVFCTRNEQALKTLANQYRVSSYCRDYKELLGFNVDAVMIHAATAIHPEIASFFLSHGIPTFVDKPLADSAQACETLYQLAEKHNQPLYVGFNRRHIPLFNQHLSGLHQGTLDNLRALRWEKHRYNLTGDIRTFIFDDFIHSLDSVNLFAKADLQDVYVTHQMSGNKLARIDVQWQHGETLLHASMNRQYGITGERIQAHLVNEAYEFDSFVSGTRWANNQQTSLSLKDWTPMLESKGFAHMIKDWISVVEKGSISTSVIERNLASHQLAEALYNKIHSSL; translated from the coding sequence ATGAAAATCGGTATTATTGGCCTAGGTGATATCGCGCAAAAGGCCTATCTCCCTGTAATCACATCCATTCCTGACATCGAACTCGTATTCTGTACTCGTAACGAACAGGCGCTTAAGACACTCGCAAATCAATACCGCGTTTCATCGTACTGTCGTGATTACAAAGAGCTACTTGGCTTTAATGTTGATGCCGTAATGATCCATGCTGCAACGGCCATTCATCCTGAAATCGCCAGTTTCTTTCTCAGCCACGGAATCCCGACATTTGTAGATAAACCATTGGCTGACAGCGCTCAAGCATGCGAAACACTTTACCAGTTAGCAGAAAAGCACAATCAGCCTCTGTATGTCGGTTTTAACCGCCGCCATATACCGCTGTTCAATCAACATTTGTCAGGCTTGCATCAGGGTACTCTCGACAACTTGCGCGCCCTTCGTTGGGAAAAACATCGCTACAACTTAACGGGCGATATTCGAACCTTTATTTTCGATGACTTTATCCACTCTCTAGACAGCGTAAACCTGTTCGCAAAAGCCGATCTGCAAGATGTGTATGTCACGCATCAAATGTCTGGTAATAAACTGGCCCGTATTGATGTGCAATGGCAGCATGGCGAAACACTATTGCATGCTTCAATGAATCGTCAGTATGGCATCACAGGAGAACGTATACAGGCTCATTTGGTCAATGAAGCGTATGAGTTTGACTCCTTCGTTTCAGGTACTCGCTGGGCGAACAACCAACAAACCTCACTGTCACTCAAAGACTGGACACCCATGTTAGAAAGCAAAGGCTTTGCACACATGATTAAAGACTGGATAAGCGTTGTGGAGAAAGGCTCAATTTCAACATCCGTCATCGAGCGTAATCTTGCCAGCCACCAGCTAGCAGAAGCTCTTTATAATAAAATTCACAGTTCGCTCTAA
- a CDS encoding lipoate--protein ligase has translation MSKTRILISDSTNPWFNLAVEDTIFRSMPSDQRVLFLWRNADTVVIGRAQNPWRECKTDRMEQDGVKLARRQTGGGAVFHDLGNTNFTFMAAKPEYDKEISTNIVLAALAKLGINGVANGRNDLVIEDEAGIKKFSGSAYRETLDRGFHHGTLLLSADLNRLADYLNPDEKKLQAKGITSVKSRVINLNTVKPDINHEQVCEAIIEAYLEHYDESVTAEWITPENFHDLPTFSDKFAVQQSWDWNFGQTPPFTHRLDERFTWGGVDVYLDVEKGTILEAKIFSDMLDPLPMELLAQKLANLSYNKASIEPFITTLALQMPQYSEVLDEFKPWFINQID, from the coding sequence ATGAGCAAAACCCGCATTCTAATCTCAGACTCCACTAACCCTTGGTTTAATTTAGCCGTCGAAGATACCATTTTTCGGTCTATGCCTTCTGACCAAAGGGTGCTGTTCCTATGGCGCAATGCCGATACTGTGGTAATTGGCCGCGCACAGAACCCGTGGAGGGAGTGTAAGACAGACAGAATGGAGCAAGACGGTGTAAAGCTCGCTCGTCGTCAGACAGGCGGAGGTGCGGTATTTCATGACCTAGGTAATACCAACTTTACTTTTATGGCTGCAAAGCCTGAGTATGACAAAGAAATTTCGACCAATATTGTACTGGCTGCTTTAGCGAAGCTGGGCATTAACGGTGTGGCAAATGGTCGTAACGATTTGGTGATAGAAGACGAAGCTGGAATTAAGAAGTTCTCGGGGTCGGCGTACCGTGAAACCTTAGACAGAGGTTTTCATCACGGCACTTTATTGCTCAGTGCAGATTTAAATCGCCTTGCTGATTACCTCAATCCAGATGAGAAAAAGCTGCAAGCGAAGGGCATTACCTCAGTAAAATCTCGTGTAATAAACCTCAATACGGTTAAGCCAGATATCAATCATGAGCAAGTGTGTGAAGCGATTATCGAAGCGTATTTAGAACATTATGACGAGTCAGTCACCGCTGAATGGATCACGCCAGAAAACTTCCACGATTTACCAACATTCAGTGATAAGTTCGCGGTACAACAAAGCTGGGATTGGAACTTCGGACAAACGCCACCGTTTACTCATCGCTTGGATGAACGTTTTACATGGGGTGGGGTAGATGTGTACTTAGATGTAGAGAAGGGCACTATTCTCGAAGCGAAGATCTTCAGCGATATGCTAGACCCACTGCCGATGGAGCTATTAGCGCAGAAACTGGCGAATTTGAGCTATAACAAAGCAAGCATTGAGCCGTTCATTACCACACTGGCTTTGCAAATGCCTCAATACTCAGAAGTGCTGGATGAGTTTAAACCGTGGTTTATCAATCAGATTGATTAG
- the yegD gene encoding molecular chaperone encodes MYIGFDYGTANCSVASMDGNDPKLHLLEKDSFYIPSTLAAPTRDSVAEHLFRHRDLAPLDAAGEQRLRRAIAANREEDIDLQFDDVMFGQAALDLYLSDPHEVYYVKSPKSFLGAMGLREAQLGFFEDLVCAMMANIKSQAENSAQQVITDAVIGRPVNFQGRGGEASNLQAETILRRAATRAGFRNIEFQFEPVAAGLEYEASLTEDKTVLVVDIGGGTTDCSLIKMGPSWAGKADRTDSLIAHTGQRIGGNDLDIHMTFKQLMHPFGFGSRTLSGLDMPLTQFWNPIAINDVSAQAKFFAKENLKDLKHLHKEAAEPEKLARLLSVYHDTLGYSLVKKAEEAKIALSDSQVFTAQLKVLSELIDVDIRLEEMIEAIEVPKSKMVELVSEAVTLGGTKPDVIFMTGGSARSPILRSAVEQVLPNIPVVSGNYFGSVTAGLARWAKVCFE; translated from the coding sequence ATGTATATCGGTTTTGACTACGGTACCGCGAACTGCTCTGTGGCAAGTATGGATGGCAACGACCCGAAGTTGCACCTATTAGAGAAAGACAGTTTCTACATCCCTTCAACATTAGCCGCTCCTACGCGTGATTCGGTTGCAGAGCATCTGTTTCGTCATCGTGATCTTGCGCCTTTAGATGCGGCAGGGGAGCAACGTCTTCGTCGTGCCATTGCGGCAAACCGCGAAGAAGATATTGATCTTCAGTTTGATGATGTGATGTTTGGCCAGGCTGCGCTTGATCTGTATCTGTCAGATCCACACGAAGTCTATTATGTTAAATCACCAAAATCTTTCCTTGGCGCGATGGGGTTGCGTGAAGCTCAATTGGGTTTCTTCGAAGACTTAGTCTGCGCCATGATGGCGAATATCAAATCACAAGCAGAAAATAGTGCACAGCAAGTGATTACCGATGCGGTAATTGGTCGCCCTGTAAACTTCCAAGGTAGAGGCGGTGAGGCTTCTAACTTACAAGCGGAAACTATTTTGCGTCGCGCTGCTACCCGAGCAGGTTTCCGCAATATTGAATTTCAGTTTGAGCCTGTTGCAGCTGGCTTAGAATATGAAGCGTCACTAACCGAAGACAAAACCGTGTTAGTGGTGGATATCGGTGGTGGTACTACCGACTGTTCGCTGATTAAAATGGGACCGTCTTGGGCTGGCAAAGCTGATCGTACTGATAGCCTGATTGCACATACTGGTCAGCGTATTGGTGGTAACGATCTTGATATTCATATGACGTTTAAGCAACTGATGCATCCTTTCGGTTTTGGCAGCAGAACGCTTTCAGGGCTCGATATGCCACTGACCCAGTTCTGGAATCCGATTGCGATTAACGATGTTAGCGCTCAAGCCAAGTTCTTTGCCAAAGAGAATCTAAAAGATCTCAAGCATCTGCATAAAGAAGCGGCCGAACCTGAAAAGCTGGCGCGGTTACTGTCGGTCTACCACGATACTTTGGGCTACAGCCTAGTGAAGAAAGCAGAAGAAGCGAAAATCGCGCTTTCCGATTCACAGGTGTTCACGGCGCAGCTCAAGGTCTTGTCAGAACTGATTGATGTTGATATTCGCTTAGAAGAAATGATTGAAGCGATTGAAGTGCCAAAAAGCAAAATGGTGGAACTGGTGTCTGAAGCGGTAACACTTGGCGGGACTAAGCCGGATGTGATCTTTATGACTGGTGGTTCAGCTCGTTCACCAATCCTACGTAGCGCAGTAGAACAAGTGCTGCCGAATATACCTGTGGTCAGCGGTAACTACTTTGGTTCGGTTACGGCTGGTCTCGCTCGTTGGGCGAAGGTCTGTTTCGAGTAA
- a CDS encoding ABC-F family ATPase, which yields MLTTANITMQFGDKPLFENISIKFGNGNRYGLIGANGCGKSTFMKILGGELEPSAGNVSVDPNERMAKLGQDQFAFEKYTVVDTVIMGHKELWAVKEERDRIYALPEMTDEDGMRVGDLETEFAEMDGYSAEARAGELLLGLGIPEEQHFGLMSEIAPGLKLRVLLAQVLFAEPEIMLLDEPTNNLDMHTIAWLEQVLLSRNCTMIIISHDRHFLNTVCTHMADLDYGELRLFHGNYDEYMIAAEQARDRLHADNAKKKAQMAELQTFVSRFSANASKAKQATSRQKQLDKIQLEDVKPSSRQNPFIRFEQEKELFRNALEVTDLKQGYGENILFNGVNLMVEVGERIAIIGENGIGKSTLLNTLAGAMAPMDGVIKWSENNNIGFYAQDHAHDFEQDMSLLDWMGQWKKDGDDEQTVRGILGRMLFSQNDIKKSVKVISGGEQGRMLFGKLIMQRPNIMLMDEPTNHMDMESIESLNLALENYKGTLLFVSHDRQFVSSIATRIIEITKDGVNDFHGTYDEYLAKQGLTG from the coding sequence GTGCTAACAACTGCAAACATCACCATGCAATTTGGCGATAAGCCATTATTTGAAAATATCTCGATCAAATTCGGTAATGGCAACCGTTACGGCCTTATTGGGGCGAATGGTTGTGGTAAATCTACATTCATGAAGATCTTAGGTGGTGAACTTGAACCATCTGCAGGCAACGTTTCTGTCGATCCTAACGAGCGTATGGCGAAACTGGGTCAGGATCAGTTCGCGTTCGAAAAATACACCGTTGTTGATACCGTTATCATGGGTCACAAAGAGCTTTGGGCAGTGAAAGAAGAGCGTGACCGCATTTACGCACTTCCTGAAATGACTGATGAAGACGGTATGCGTGTAGGCGACCTAGAAACTGAATTTGCTGAGATGGACGGTTACTCTGCAGAAGCTCGCGCAGGTGAGTTGCTGTTAGGTCTGGGTATTCCAGAAGAGCAACATTTCGGTTTAATGAGTGAGATTGCACCGGGCTTAAAACTTCGTGTGTTATTGGCTCAGGTTCTATTTGCTGAACCAGAAATCATGCTACTAGACGAACCAACCAACAACTTGGACATGCACACTATCGCATGGTTGGAGCAGGTTCTGTTATCACGTAACTGCACAATGATCATCATTTCGCACGACCGTCACTTCCTGAATACTGTGTGTACTCACATGGCGGACTTAGATTACGGTGAACTGCGTCTATTCCACGGTAACTACGACGAATACATGATCGCCGCTGAACAAGCGCGTGATCGTCTGCATGCAGATAACGCGAAGAAGAAAGCTCAAATGGCTGAACTTCAAACCTTCGTAAGCCGCTTCTCTGCAAACGCATCGAAAGCAAAACAAGCGACTTCTCGTCAGAAGCAGTTAGACAAGATCCAACTTGAAGATGTGAAGCCTTCAAGCCGTCAAAACCCGTTTATCCGTTTTGAACAGGAAAAAGAGCTGTTCCGTAACGCGTTAGAAGTGACTGACCTAAAACAAGGCTATGGCGAAAACATCCTGTTCAACGGCGTTAACCTGATGGTTGAAGTGGGTGAGCGCATTGCGATCATCGGTGAGAACGGTATCGGTAAGTCGACACTGCTTAACACGCTAGCGGGCGCTATGGCTCCGATGGATGGTGTGATTAAGTGGTCTGAAAACAACAACATCGGTTTCTATGCTCAGGATCATGCGCACGATTTTGAACAGGATATGAGCCTGCTTGACTGGATGGGTCAATGGAAAAAAGATGGCGACGATGAGCAAACTGTTCGCGGTATCCTAGGTCGTATGCTGTTCTCACAAAATGACATAAAGAAATCGGTAAAAGTGATTTCGGGTGGTGAGCAAGGTCGTATGTTGTTTGGTAAGTTAATCATGCAAAGACCAAACATCATGCTAATGGACGAACCGACCAACCACATGGATATGGAATCGATCGAGTCTTTGAACTTAGCGTTAGAGAACTACAAAGGTACGCTACTGTTCGTTTCCCATGACCGTCAATTCGTATCGTCTATTGCTACGCGTATCATCGAAATTACTAAAGATGGCGTGAACGACTTCCACGGTACTTACGATGAGTACTTGGCGAAGCAAGGCTTAACGGGCTAA
- a CDS encoding alpha/beta hydrolase: MSKQVVILLHGVGSNGEDLSTLGDFWHPLLPNTLFLSPNAPFAFDQANVGYQWFSLIGVTAENRPQRIVEARRAFDKTIKALLAENNVDFATDKVVFVGFSQGSIMSLDALVSARYPLAGVVAFSGRLSSPQPYAKNSDTPVLLIHGQSDPVIPWTESQNAAKLLSQSNFNVEESYEPETEHTISSEGAILAAQFIQRCFA, translated from the coding sequence ATGTCTAAACAAGTAGTAATTCTGCTCCACGGGGTAGGAAGTAATGGTGAAGACTTAAGTACATTAGGGGATTTTTGGCATCCATTGCTGCCAAATACTTTGTTCTTATCACCTAACGCGCCATTCGCTTTTGATCAAGCCAATGTCGGTTATCAATGGTTCAGTCTGATTGGCGTGACAGCGGAAAATCGCCCGCAGCGCATTGTCGAGGCGAGAAGAGCATTTGATAAGACTATTAAAGCTCTGCTTGCTGAAAATAACGTAGATTTCGCCACAGACAAAGTGGTGTTTGTTGGCTTTTCACAAGGCTCAATTATGTCGTTAGATGCGTTGGTGAGTGCGCGATACCCGTTAGCCGGAGTGGTGGCTTTTTCAGGTCGGCTTTCTTCGCCACAACCTTATGCAAAGAATTCGGACACTCCAGTGTTATTGATTCACGGTCAGAGTGACCCTGTCATTCCTTGGACTGAAAGTCAGAACGCGGCAAAGCTGCTTAGCCAGTCAAACTTCAATGTTGAAGAGAGTTATGAGCCAGAGACCGAGCATACGATTTCTTCCGAAGGCGCAATACTCGCAGCTCAGTTCATTCAAAGGTGCTTTGCGTAG
- a CDS encoding nitrogenase-stabilizing/protective protein NifW, with protein MSQPDILKTIASFTSIEQALDHFEIEFDSRFIDEYRLQVTKIFNGYLIMQKPEDWFAARRALKNAYCKVQRGRLDPHTRSACRGCTSCQRR; from the coding sequence ATGAGCCAGCCAGACATCCTTAAAACCATCGCGAGTTTTACCTCTATCGAGCAGGCTCTCGACCATTTTGAGATTGAGTTTGACAGCCGTTTTATCGATGAATACCGCTTACAGGTGACCAAGATATTTAATGGCTATTTGATCATGCAAAAGCCCGAAGACTGGTTTGCGGCAAGGCGTGCTTTGAAAAATGCTTACTGCAAAGTTCAGCGAGGAAGGTTAGATCCCCATACCCGCTCTGCATGCCGAGGCTGTACTTCTTGTCAGCGCCGTTAA
- a CDS encoding YccF domain-containing protein, producing the protein MRTIGNIIWFLCGGVVMGLAWWLVGLIAFVSLIGIPWGRACFVIGTFSFFPFGKEAVYRNELTFREDVGTGILGKIGNVIWFFLAGIWLAIGHVLSAVACFVTIIGIPFALQHLKLAVISLAPIGQTIVPKEVAYGARYGGRR; encoded by the coding sequence ATGAGAACGATCGGCAATATTATTTGGTTTTTATGTGGCGGTGTCGTGATGGGACTGGCGTGGTGGCTGGTTGGCCTGATTGCGTTTGTCAGTCTGATTGGTATTCCATGGGGACGCGCATGTTTTGTTATCGGCACTTTCTCATTCTTCCCGTTTGGTAAAGAAGCGGTTTATCGCAACGAACTGACGTTCCGAGAAGATGTTGGTACTGGCATCTTAGGCAAGATAGGTAATGTTATTTGGTTCTTTCTTGCAGGTATCTGGTTGGCTATCGGTCACGTACTGTCAGCGGTGGCGTGTTTTGTCACCATCATTGGGATTCCGTTCGCGTTGCAACATCTGAAACTGGCGGTAATTTCACTGGCTCCTATTGGCCAAACGATTGTGCCAAAAGAAGTGGCTTACGGTGCAAGATACGGCGGCCGCCGTTAG
- a CDS encoding sulfite exporter TauE/SafE family protein: protein MEYLSSTTLIAMFLIFVGSYVQTAIGFGLAIVAAPLLFSVSPDYVPAPIVICALFISLLNAIKLRSDISIGGLKMALIGRVPGSIAGGILLVMVSSDVLALWLGLLVWFAVLVSLLPYRIEPTPGRMVVAGFFSGFFGTSSSIGGPPMALLLQHQEANQLRGNLSAFFLFSSIISLVIQVPAGYLNMHHVMLSIPLLPAAWLGYALARKTTHALPKEKIRIGALALCVISGTTAIWRSFM from the coding sequence ATGGAATATTTAAGTAGTACCACTCTTATTGCTATGTTTTTGATATTTGTTGGTTCGTATGTTCAAACGGCAATAGGATTTGGTTTAGCCATCGTGGCTGCGCCACTTTTATTTTCGGTTTCTCCTGACTACGTGCCTGCACCCATCGTTATTTGTGCGCTGTTTATCTCATTGCTGAATGCCATTAAGTTACGTTCGGACATTTCGATTGGTGGATTGAAAATGGCACTGATTGGCCGTGTGCCGGGTTCTATTGCTGGTGGTATTTTGCTGGTGATGGTATCAAGCGATGTTCTGGCTTTGTGGCTGGGTCTATTGGTGTGGTTTGCGGTATTAGTGAGTTTGCTGCCGTACCGTATTGAACCAACTCCGGGGCGAATGGTTGTTGCTGGTTTCTTCTCTGGCTTCTTTGGTACCAGCAGCTCTATTGGCGGTCCACCAATGGCGTTACTGCTACAACACCAAGAAGCGAATCAGTTACGCGGGAACCTCTCGGCTTTCTTTTTATTTAGTTCAATCATCTCATTGGTTATTCAAGTGCCGGCGGGATACCTCAACATGCATCATGTCATGTTAAGCATTCCTTTGTTACCTGCCGCTTGGCTAGGTTATGCGCTGGCGCGTAAGACAACCCATGCGTTGCCTAAAGAGAAAATTCGTATCGGTGCATTAGCACTTTGTGTGATCAGCGGTACTACCGCAATTTGGCGCAGCTTCATGTAA
- a CDS encoding outer membrane protein transport protein, whose translation MISASAGAAGFQINEHSATGLGRAFAGDAVIGDNASVLSRNAAAMTLFKRDAMSMGLTYVRPDSTIKDAQYHSAQVGGNIHAVNNGTFLNPSLSLEVTPYATSTVTDVDDVEGIGKQAAVPNIYYIHRLSDDWYLGLSAYSNFGTDIEFEPDYAAAVFGGTTKVTSMNAGISLAYKMNDHLSFGGGIDVIYGIGTLYRDMGLELCLSATVPGSGTSERCSGVQGNALSVEASGVGVGANIGMMYEVNDNNRFGLSYKYSPEIQAQGDIHYVGQTFDNLYLALPDIAEFSGYHRVLPEVALHYSVQWISWSKFDSLKADDVALKEFQWQDSYHYSLGATWYATDKWALRTGYMFDKTPVDQLASISIPDSNRQWLSTGATYHWSANTSIDFGMTYLIGEDVAITEYLEEHVSVPRIEATTRSDALLLAMQFSHSF comes from the coding sequence TTGATCTCTGCTAGCGCTGGCGCAGCTGGATTCCAGATCAATGAACATTCAGCGACAGGTCTTGGCCGTGCTTTTGCTGGTGATGCCGTTATTGGTGATAACGCTTCGGTGCTCAGTCGTAACGCAGCTGCAATGACGCTGTTTAAACGCGACGCTATGTCTATGGGTTTGACCTATGTTCGTCCAGATTCAACCATCAAAGATGCGCAATACCATTCAGCGCAAGTTGGTGGAAATATACATGCCGTTAATAACGGCACTTTCCTCAATCCAAGTCTATCTCTTGAGGTCACACCTTACGCGACCTCAACCGTCACCGATGTCGATGATGTTGAAGGTATCGGTAAACAAGCTGCGGTACCTAATATTTATTACATTCATCGCCTGAGCGACGACTGGTATCTCGGCCTTTCGGCTTATTCAAACTTCGGTACAGATATCGAATTTGAACCGGATTACGCTGCGGCTGTGTTTGGTGGCACAACTAAGGTCACCAGCATGAATGCGGGTATCAGCTTGGCTTACAAAATGAATGACCACCTGAGTTTTGGTGGTGGTATCGATGTGATTTACGGTATCGGTACGCTGTATAGAGACATGGGTTTAGAGTTGTGTTTGAGCGCAACCGTGCCCGGCTCAGGCACCTCCGAACGATGCAGTGGCGTGCAAGGCAACGCATTAAGTGTTGAAGCATCAGGCGTGGGTGTGGGTGCGAACATCGGCATGATGTATGAAGTGAATGACAACAACCGTTTTGGTCTGAGCTACAAATACAGCCCTGAAATCCAAGCACAAGGCGACATTCACTACGTCGGCCAGACATTCGATAACCTCTATTTAGCGCTGCCTGATATTGCTGAATTTTCCGGCTATCACCGTGTACTGCCAGAAGTTGCCCTGCACTACTCGGTACAATGGATCAGTTGGTCTAAATTTGATTCACTCAAAGCAGATGATGTGGCACTAAAAGAGTTCCAATGGCAGGACTCTTATCACTACTCACTGGGTGCAACTTGGTATGCTACCGACAAATGGGCACTACGCACCGGATATATGTTCGACAAAACACCGGTCGACCAACTGGCATCGATTTCAATTCCCGATTCAAACCGTCAATGGTTATCAACAGGTGCGACTTATCATTGGTCAGCCAATACCAGCATTGATTTCGGTATGACTTATCTAATAGGTGAAGATGTAGCAATCACAGAATATTTGGAAGAACACGTTTCTGTTCCCCGCATCGAAGCAACCACGCGTTCTGATGCGCTGTTGCTTGCGATGCAATTCAGCCACAGCTTCTAA
- a CDS encoding DMT family transporter, which yields MSNTITRSIILLVLANLVASFSDVSLKILNGEVPTFQYVFIRQFIGTIILLPLWWKLPKEQRQQGRCKVAFTRAQLILLGSACAMITITYIPLATANAIFYVGPILMLPLSVFLLGEQPALKQIIATIIGFIGVLVVLRPEQFHWAGIAGLGCALSMGLGNILIRRLPADQPLVSTLFWTNVMTLPLALILAIPGWSAISWTHLGWIVIINLLVLAYHALVVIAYRKVEANRIALAEYSGLVFVTWFGMMWFDEVPDWLTAVGILLIVVPMMPVKWSKLFRVKSKPASVAAENS from the coding sequence ATGTCGAATACCATTACGAGATCCATCATATTGTTGGTTCTCGCAAACTTGGTGGCATCGTTTTCCGATGTATCACTAAAAATACTTAACGGCGAAGTGCCTACTTTCCAATACGTATTTATTCGTCAATTCATTGGTACGATTATTCTACTACCGTTGTGGTGGAAGCTGCCCAAAGAACAACGCCAGCAAGGTCGCTGCAAAGTGGCCTTTACTCGTGCACAGCTCATCCTGCTCGGCAGTGCTTGTGCGATGATCACCATTACCTACATTCCGCTAGCCACTGCCAATGCGATTTTCTATGTCGGCCCAATACTGATGCTGCCGCTGTCTGTGTTTCTATTGGGTGAACAACCCGCACTAAAGCAGATCATCGCGACCATTATTGGGTTTATCGGCGTATTAGTGGTACTGCGTCCTGAGCAGTTTCACTGGGCAGGTATTGCGGGTTTGGGCTGTGCGTTATCAATGGGATTAGGCAACATCCTGATTCGTCGTCTGCCAGCGGATCAACCTTTGGTCAGCACTTTGTTCTGGACAAACGTTATGACGCTGCCACTGGCATTAATACTTGCGATTCCGGGTTGGTCGGCTATTTCTTGGACCCACTTAGGCTGGATAGTAATCATTAACCTATTGGTTCTGGCGTATCATGCCTTAGTTGTGATTGCTTATAGGAAGGTTGAAGCAAACCGTATTGCACTGGCGGAATATTCTGGCTTAGTGTTCGTCACTTGGTTTGGAATGATGTGGTTTGACGAAGTGCCAGACTGGCTGACTGCCGTTGGCATCTTACTGATTGTGGTTCCGATGATGCCAGTGAAGTGGTCAAAATTGTTCAGAGTGAAATCCAAACCGGCGTCTGTCGCGGCAGAAAATAGCTGA
- a CDS encoding zinc-binding dehydrogenase encodes MSQMKSIAMLNGKLTVKEIDMPVPGPGQVLVKSLACGICGSDLHIARHTKDVMNIYKKLGILDEQANDESEVLLGHEFAAEIVAFGPETNKTLEVGTRVTSVPVLLSQGGVGVGVTPGVHGAYSEYFIVDEMLLLPIPEQLPSEAAAISEPLAVGLHAVNRADIGENDVALVAGCGPIGLAAIAALKLKGVKHIVASDLQESKKEIALKFGATVFANPAKEDEVAVAAELAGNNKVIIIECVGVHKLINNFIMRAPAKAQLIITGIHTTPTEVNFAYATVKEMDIKCSYYYSPEEFAQSLQNIVDEKIDWRLMLTGKVGLDGTPAAFDSLLQPNDHIKVVIEPWRNGELEAC; translated from the coding sequence ATGAGCCAAATGAAGTCAATCGCTATGCTCAACGGCAAGCTCACTGTAAAAGAGATCGACATGCCTGTTCCTGGTCCTGGACAAGTGCTTGTAAAAAGCTTGGCATGCGGTATCTGTGGGTCAGATTTGCACATTGCACGCCACACTAAAGACGTGATGAATATTTATAAAAAACTGGGAATTCTAGATGAGCAGGCAAACGACGAATCTGAAGTATTGCTTGGTCACGAATTCGCAGCTGAAATCGTCGCTTTCGGCCCTGAAACCAACAAAACTCTTGAAGTAGGCACTCGTGTCACCAGTGTTCCTGTTCTATTAAGCCAAGGCGGTGTGGGCGTAGGTGTAACACCGGGGGTTCATGGTGCTTACTCTGAGTACTTCATTGTTGACGAAATGCTTCTGCTGCCAATTCCTGAGCAGCTACCTTCAGAAGCCGCCGCTATCAGCGAACCTTTAGCTGTTGGTCTTCATGCGGTAAACCGCGCAGACATAGGTGAAAACGATGTGGCTTTAGTTGCAGGCTGTGGTCCTATCGGTTTAGCCGCGATTGCTGCTTTAAAACTGAAGGGCGTGAAACACATCGTCGCTTCTGATCTGCAAGAGAGCAAGAAAGAGATCGCACTCAAATTTGGTGCTACCGTTTTTGCAAACCCAGCGAAAGAAGATGAAGTGGCAGTCGCTGCTGAACTGGCAGGTAACAACAAGGTCATCATCATTGAATGTGTTGGCGTACATAAGCTCATCAACAACTTCATTATGCGTGCTCCCGCAAAAGCGCAGCTCATCATCACAGGTATTCACACCACACCGACAGAAGTGAATTTTGCTTACGCTACCGTGAAAGAGATGGACATCAAGTGCTCTTACTACTACTCACCAGAAGAGTTTGCACAGTCTCTGCAAAACATTGTTGATGAGAAAATTGACTGGCGCTTAATGCTGACGGGCAAAGTCGGTTTAGACGGCACACCAGCGGCGTTTGATTCGTTACTCCAACCAAACGACCACATCAAAGTCGTTATTGAACCGTGGCGCAACGGTGAGCTGGAAGCTTGCTAG